The Rattus rattus isolate New Zealand chromosome 8, Rrattus_CSIRO_v1, whole genome shotgun sequence genome contains the following window.
TGAGATCTTGAGGCTGGGCTCAGTTGAGGGAATTTCTAGTCATTCCAGACCAGAGCATGTAGCTCTGCCATTGATTGGCTTGTTTTAATTTGGTTAGTAGATCGATCAGGAGAAAAGCCAAATGCCTTCTCTCTTGGCTAGAGAGTGTTATTAGACCATTTTGCCTTCAGACTTCACTTCTCCCATCCCATAGGAATGTTCATTCAATGTTTGGGTCCTGCTTCTCACTGTGTTACTTGACACCAGGCCCGGACAAGAAGGAAAGCCGCAAAGAGCAGCAGTGGGAGGGGTGTGGGCACTGGCACGTGGTGAGAGTGAGCCTGTGTTCTAGATGCAGGCTCAGCAGTGGCCTCTGTGGGATGACTTTTGACGGAGAGGAAGTTCATGCTAGACTGGGGCCCATCTGTCCTCAGGAATGTGATTCTGCTCTGCAAAACAAGGCTAGGTGGAGAGGCCTGACAGAAATCGGAGCACCTTCTGCCTGTACTAAGTATTTCAGAGATTAGGGTATATCCTTACAACTTTACAAAAATCAGCACCGTGGATGAGACTTAAGACCAAGCAAGCTTCACTGGCTCACTTAGAATCCTCTGTTAGAGTCATACATGCTGTGTGGACAGGGCGTGTGGATAATCAAGTACCTTAAATGAAATGGCGTGGTTCTTACCTGTAGTCCACCCACACACATCTTGGGTATCTCTGGATTCCTTCCAGCCTAGTACCATGCCAGTGCTATACAAAGTTATCTGATCGCCAGTACATGAATGTGAACCCTAGACACTTCTACTAATCTAGTCTTTCTCCACTTAAAACTTTAAAGCACATTTTTAAGTGGACCATGATTCACTCAACCCTCAACAATTTCTAGTTGTGTCTGTTAAGTGAGTGTTCCTGGTTTTCCAAGGAAATTGAGGCCGCCCGTCAGTGGTGACTGGGCATCAAGTTTTGGGCTGTtcggctttttgttttgttgttcccCACCACAAATGCTTCCATCTCCCCCATACTCCCTCACGCTCAAACAACCTGAGTTGGGACACGGAAAATTTTACACTCATCACTGACTTGGTCCTCAGTGGCCCAGCACTGACTGCTGGAGTGTTGATGTTCCCAGCGCGTCAGTCTGAGCCTTCTGCTCCTTTGGGGATTAGCCTGAGGGTCTTCTTAGGATGAAGgtaacacccctcccccatttttttttttttttttttttttttttgagatgttctcactctgtagcccaggctggcatcaaacccAGGATgatcttacctcagcctcctgagtgctgggactacaggtatgaGCTCTGGTAAGCTCTGAGAGCAACAGTGGAAGCAGCTTACAGCAAGCCTCACACAAGCAGTGAATCCTAGCAGCGTCTCAGTGCAGGGCGGGAGTAGGGAAGTCTGGATAAACCTAAAGCCCAAAAGCCCATTCAGCCATTGTACTGGGCCTTCAAAGGAGTACAGATGGTTTGGCTTAATGCCCTGTCCTGCACAGCCTGCCTGGCCACTTGTGTTCAAACCGTATGAACAGCTGTGGAAGCCTGTGTGGAGCTCCTTAGCCTGGGTGGTAGTCtgctctctgtatgtatgtatgtatgtatgtatgtatgtatgtatgtatgtatctatctatctatctatctatctatctatctatctatctatctatctatctatctatctatctatctatctatctatctatctctggagattgaacctaggaccttgagTGCTGGACAAGTGCTCTGCTGCTAAGCTATAGGCCCAGCCGGAGTTCCCGTGTTGAAACATCATCTTTTTCTTGTCTGAAGATGACCTGACGTCTTCAACAACTAGCTTACCACAATTACCTTGCATCTTGCCTGTCAGAGCACAAGTCACACAAAGGGTCCTTGGACGCACCATGAGGACTCACGGGCAGAGGACTTACTAAATGTGCCTCCGCTAAGCGAAGAAGAGCTCAGGAGGAGATAGGACTTTCTGAAGGGCAGGAGGGTGAACTCCAGTCTGGGCCTCCACAGCCCATACACAGAAGCTCCCTGCCCGCTTCCCACATCCCCAAGTCCTTGTCTGGGTCTCCTTCATAGCTACCCAACTGTCTACAGGTACAAGTGGGCTAGAACAAAAAATCCAAAGGTGCCTTTAATAcgtgattttaaaaagaaatagaaaaaatagctGGAGCACATAAAGAGGACCTGTGGGGAAAGCCATGCCCCATGCTCTTACCCATCCCCCCCAATGAAGTGGCTGGATCTTTTATGAAGCTGGAGAAGTGCCCTGGGATGTGTCACTCACACCACAGAGCAGCCCTCAGCTGGTGAGCTCAAAACCTGGACCACATCTTCTCGGCCTATGGCAGTCAGAGCATCCTCTAGCACTCTGAGGGTTGCTCTACTGCCTTCTTGAGCAGCCCAGTCCCTTAGCAGGGCATAGGCTGGGTCCTGGTCACAGGCCATGGTTTCCACAGCTTCAGCTTGGTAGCCCAGTTGGCCTGCCAGCCCCCGCCAGCCCTTGGCAGGTTCCCCCAGTATCAAGAGCCGCTGgacttcctcctgctgctgctgtggaaTATGCAGGTAAAGTCGGCAGCCAAGGTCTGCATGTGGTCCTGGGGTGGAAGAGAGAAGTTTTAGTGGGTGGTGGGGTAGCACTAGTTAAATACAAAGGACCACAGGCTAAGGAAACATGCTCACCTTGGCTGGGAATACAGGGCTCCAGACCATGAGGAGAATCCACGAAGACACTGCTGTCACCATGCCTTTGGTCCCGGTCAGGGTCCCCCAGCTCTACAGTCCGAGCTTTAGCCAACTGTTGTCTTTGCTTACGTGAGCGCCAGCTGTAGGGGGCAGAGGGTACTAAGACAAGGAACTGCCTCAGAGTCCAGGTATGGGGGCAATGCCACAGGACAGTACCCAGACCACCTACCATTTGAAGGCCACATAGGCAAGCAGACCAAGGACTACAGTAGCTAGGAGAGCACAGTAGACAGGAATGATGTTGCTTGAGGCCCCTGGAGGCTCAGGGGGAAATAGGGAGGAGGTATTGGGGGCTAGGATTCCCCCAGCTCCTACCCACATTCCTTCCTTGTCCCCATCCTGCCCCTTCAGGGCTGTATCTGTGAAGACAGACAGTGGACAAGCTAGGGAGACACGGCAGCCTCACCGAGATAGACCATCTTAGCATTCCAAAAGCAACAGAGTTTACCGTGTAGCTAAGGACTCGGCATCCAGAGTTGGCTGGCCCTGGAGTGGCAAGAATGGCCCTGCAGACAGACACGTGCCACCAGGtatgacaacctgagttagatcccccAGGATCCACACGGTAGGAGGAGAAAGACTGAACCCTGCATGCTTGCTAAGTGGTTAACGGTGCTTGCTCCACCACAGGAccagagttctattcccagcaccacactggatggctcacaaccacctggaactcgATCTCCAGGGGGTTTGATgccctctcacacacatacatgacctgtgtgcacacaaatgGTCCTCCGCTTGCCACTGTGGACACAGTCCCTCCCAAACGTGCCTTGCCATCTTCCAGAAGCCTCCGAACGTCTTGCTATTGCATCTCCTAAACACATGGCATGATCTCCTCTGAAGCCTTCCTTGGTCTCTCCTCACCCTGGTTGCACCACCTCTGTTTACCACGGTACAACCTTAGATTGTTCGGTTTCCAGAGTGGACTGTGAGAACACACTGATGTGTGGTATTGTCACtggatcataaaaataaaacttaactgGAAGTAAATACTTCCAGTATTTATTAATAGTTTCTTCTGCCTTAAGTTCAGTGACCAGTCCTTGTACCCAGTGTGGACAGCGTTCAAGGGTCAGGGACTAAAGCACCTGTGAACGGACTTGTGCATGACCCACTCTACCTCCCAAACTGCCTGCCACCTAGGATCTGGGTCAAGGAATGCCTACCTGAATACACCACACCTTTGCTGACGTTATGAAGCATGGCGCCACCAGGTACTGCTCGATGGGCTGTTTCTTGGTGGAGGGGAACTGAGCTGATGGAGCCTGGATCCTGCTTCTCTGAGTCCAGAAGGAACTCTGCAGGAATATGAGGAAATCCTCAGATCTGCTGTCAGGAGTCCCTGGGGGTAGCCTGTCCCAATTATCAGCTCACTCCATCCTGGTTTACACAGGGGCTGGAACAGTTTCTTCTGTCAAAGGGGTGGAGGTAACAGCTGGCCCCTGCTAGCCAAAGCTGGAGTCCTGGGGTCCAGCTCAGGATAGAAACCACCCTATCTATCTCGATAACCTCCCCCAAATACCTGGGCTGAGTCTGGGGATGTTAAAAGGAGGGCAAAGATACAAATACTGTGACCCCCATCTCAGGCTGAAGCATCCCTAGGGACTAGTGACTACACACATCCAAACCCCAACATCCTGACGGCCCAAGGAAAGATCTACACTGTCTatgttccctctctttcctcGGGCCAGTGGCCAGCCGTTTCCTGATGAGGGACTGAGTGAAGCGATACTTTAATAGGCTCAGCAAGCTCGTAGGCCATATAGACCTGAGAGGGCCTGAAATGGAAGAATGGGGAGGACCATCTGGACCCTAGAATGCTAAATCTGCTGAGACCACTTCCTGCAGGCTACGGAGGAGGAGAGGCTCCAGATCAGAAAGGAGGAGAGATCTGGCTTTAATAAGAGACTAAGAAAGACCTTCTAGTCCCCAATGGCTACTGCTGCATAGCCAAAGGATCTACACACCACATGGTGTGTCTGAGGTGGGGCTATCAGCAGCTCAGTGCTGTAGACAGGTAAGCCTCTGATGTGGGTGGCCTAACTTTTATGGACTATGTATCTTTGTGTCACCACATTGGGAGTTGGGGGCTTCTGGGATCCTGGTTAGTGGGTGGGCCTGtaaaccagcagcagcagaccGGCCTTGGAATCTGCCCCACCCATCCTGAGCTGCTGGAGTGGAACTTCTTCGGGGCTCCCCACCCATTTCCAAGCCCAAAATGGGAAGAAACAATTCAACAGCTTCTACAGGCCCATACACACCCCAACACAGACGCTGGTATCCGCAGGATTCTCGCACTAAAGGTGGAAAACAGAGAAAGTTCTGGTCCCTTCCACCTAGCAAGAGCCCAGCTAGTCACTCCCACCCCTCCTGACCTTCTGCGGCCACCCCTCCAGGGGTGCTAGGATCCACTCAGCTAGGAAGGCGACGGGAGTCCCTGGAGAGGGCAGGTTCCGGTCTGCCCAAGAGTGAGCCAAGGCAAGGGGCGGGCCAATGGGGGGGGTGGTGTTGAAGAGGGGAGCAGGACAATGAAGAGGCGGGGCTGAGCTCCAGGGCGCGGTCCCGCCCCCGCCCCACGCCGGAGCACGCAGAAGCACTCGGAGCGCACAGAAGCTGCAGACACCAGCCTGGTAGGCAGAGCGCGCCAATGGCATGCAAACACCACGCGATGGACGGCGAGATCTGAGAACCTGGAGCCAGGAGCCAGCTGGCAAAGTCAGAGGAGGCTCCGCTGGCTAcacggaggccagcctggtcaggaAGAGACGTGCCAGGCCAGACCTGGTAACAGAGGCTAAGATTGGTGGCCACAGGAGGCCAAGGACGGCGGGCACATGTATACTCAAGAAACTGAGCAGTTACAAAACTAGGCCAAGTTTATTGCTGAGAATGGGCAGCGATAGTCACCTTTGGGGATTAAGGCCACAGGTGGTCTTTGTGCTTTACTGGGACGTGGGGTTTTAAAATAAGGATCCCCTCCCACCCCAAATTGTGCAAAATATGCAGCTGCGGCCTGAGGCCGACGCTATATCTCCCCTCAGCCGGCGAGGGGCGGGACTTCCTGGTGATGCCATCTACCAATCCCTGAGCTGGAGGGTGGGCCCCGCCCACCCCCTGGTGCAGTAGTCTCCAGAGCAGAGCATCGGGCTCTGATGTCTGAGCACCTAGGTGCCTTAGCGAGCCTCGCCAGGATTGTACTCAGTCTCCCCAGAGGACACTTGGGAGATGCGCCGCGAGGAGCGCCACAGCTTCCGCGCGAACTGGCTGCTGCGTACCTGGTGGGAgtagggatgggatgggatgcgGTGAGCCCTGGCAGCTGCAACCCAACCAGCCCGGCCGACCAGCCTGCCTGTCCTCATCCTCACCTCAGAAGGCTGCCCAGCGCCCACAACGATCAATTTGCCATCTTCCAGGCCCACCAGCACATGACTGCGTTCCTTGGTCACAGACACACTGTGGACTGGCACTTTCATGGGCAGGGGAGGCACAGCAGGCCGCAATCTGGAGCAGGGGAATAGGTGTACATCAAGTCACAACTGCAAGGAAGGCAGCTAACAGATGCCTGTCCCTGCCTTCATTTTAAGTCCGCTAAACTGAATTCCTGGTTTATAGGACTCCCACAACTGTGTAGCTAAGGAAGATTCAGGGCAAGAATCCCCAGAGTAACACATCTAGAAAAACATCCAAGTGGGTAGTATGTACTCCCTAGTACCCTGTGCCAACAACCACCTCCTAGAAGGGCCAGGAACTAAGAGTGGGGCTCACTTGTTCAAGTGGAGGATATGTAGAGAGCACTGAGCGGTGCCCAGCAGAACAAAGTCTTCTGCCACCGTCAGGGCTGTGGGCTGCTCGGTCAGGGTCAGTGAAGCCCGCAACCTCCCATTCACCGAATACAGGTGCAAGGAGTAGGTGACCTGGAAGGATTGGGGACATCAGCAATAGCCTCACCATTCCAGCTGCCCCAGTGTCTTTGTCAGGTACCCCGTCCCCATACCTGGGCCCCAGGTCGTTCACAAGCAGAGCTCTGTACAACAATCTGGCCTTCAGACCCCAGTGCTAAGTGTGATATAGGTCCAGGCAGTGTGGCACCCGGAGGCCTTAATGCTGCCACAAACTGGCCCCGACGTACAGTATGTATGATCACAGTTCCGTCCTACAGAAAGGCACATTAGGGTGCTGGGCAGAGAACTGGAGGCTCTGGAGGCAGTGCCTGGGTAAACTCCGCCTCCCCAGGGCTCCTGTACACACACCTCAGATCCAGACACTGCCATGTCAAGTTCAGTGCTGATGGCCACGCAACTCACTGCAGCCTCGTGTCCGTATAAGACTTGTACAGGCTTTGGTGCCAGCCCTGCCGACAGACCATTCTGTGGGAAGCCAGGGCGAGCTTAAGACTCAGGCAAGTGAAGATTTTATGCAAGCCAGAGGGTTGCAGGGTGGCAGAGCACCAGACTTGCTCACAGTAGTAAGGGGAAGGGAGTGACGGGGCAGTTCTGAATGTTCCTGAGGGGCAGATGGACTTCTAGTCTGGGAGACAGGGACCTCACAGGtctgcccaccacacacacctgctgCAGAAGGCGCCACACCATGCACGTGGTATCCCGGGAGCCGGAGATGAGGTAGATGCCACAGGTGTCCAGTGCAAGGCAGGTCACTACATCTACATTGGAAGGGGAGGACACGGAGAGCTATTGCATCCTCCCTGGCCCAACTCGGAGCCCCATCCCtcatctgcctgtctccttcTCCCCGGCACCAGGGCGGCTTTTACCAAGGTGTCGGCTTAGCTGACTCAGCAGCCTGCCTCGGGATAGTAAGGTGACCCGGAGGCTGCCATCCCAGTGGCCCCCGCTGAAGAGCAGCTTTCCATCAGGAGCCACGGCCAGTGCTTGTCCCCTCACGCCGCTGCCGGGCGCCCATGGCCCGCTCAGTAGTTTTTGCACCCTAAACCGAGGGGAAGATGGTAGGTGAGGCTGGGCCACGGGAGAGAGATCTAGGCTAGTGGGGATCTTAGCCAGACCTCTCCCCCGTAGCTGGCCTGCATCTGCTTAAATGGGGGAGGTGGCTCAGGGCATAGGACGTTCACAGCACACCCCAACCCGCAGCCCGGCCTTACTTGGGGTTCCCCATGGTGGGATCTTTGCTGAAGCTGAAGTAGTTATTGATGTTTCGGTCGTAGGGCAGCCAGCTGTGAGTGCCCAGCAGTCCATTGGCACTCACGGTCACCTGTCGGTGAGAGAAAATGTGCTACGGTAGTCTGGGGCGCAGGCGAAGGGATGAAGCTAAGGGGTGCCTGCCCCCGGTGCACTGACCAGCATGTCTGAGGCACTCTGGGTGATGAAG
Protein-coding sequences here:
- the LOC116906866 gene encoding death domain-containing membrane protein NRADD isoform X1 is translated as MLHNVSKGVVYSDTALKGQDGDKEGMWVGAGGILAPNTSSLFPPEPPGASSNIIPVYCALLATVVLGLLAYVAFKCWRSRKQRQQLAKARTVELGDPDRDQRHGDSSVFVDSPHGLEPCIPSQGPHADLGCRLYLHIPQQQQEEVQRLLILGEPAKGWRGLAGQLGYQAEAVETMACDQDPAYALLRDWAAQEGSRATLRVLEDALTAIGREDVVQVLSSPAEGCSVV
- the LOC116906866 gene encoding death domain-containing membrane protein NRADD isoform X2, which translates into the protein MLHNVSKGVVYSATVVLGLLAYVAFKCWRSRKQRQQLAKARTVELGDPDRDQRHGDSSVFVDSPHGLEPCIPSQGPHADLGCRLYLHIPQQQQEEVQRLLILGEPAKGWRGLAGQLGYQAEAVETMACDQDPAYALLRDWAAQEGSRATLRVLEDALTAIGREDVVQVLSSPAEGCSVV